The following is a genomic window from Longimicrobium sp..
TAAAACGGGTTCGCTCCATGCGGTACTCCGGCCGGGGTGCGGATCAGGGAGGACGGGGTGGATGAAGTGCAAGATAGCGGCCCTGCGCCGCGTGTCCACCTTTCTGTTCGTCCCCGCGCCGTTGCGGGCCGGGGATGGCCATCGCGGCGGCGCGGCCCGCTCGCGCTTTTTGCGTATACTCGTTCATCTTGTGAGTGCCGTCCGTGTCCGAAACTGACTCTCGTCCCCGCTGGGACATGACCGTGGCGCAGGCGCGCGAGATCCAGCAGGAGATGCGGGGACAGCTCATCCGCCATCCTCCGCCCGGCTTCTCGCCCCGGCTGATCGCCGGCGCAGACGTGTCGGTGGAGCGCTTCAAGCACTACGGGTACGCCGCCCTGGTGGTGCTGCGGGCCGACACGCTCCAGGTGGTGGGGCAGTCGGCCACGGCCGCCGAGCTGCGCTTTCCCTACGTTCCGGGCTACCTGTCGTTCCGCGAGCTTCCGCCGCTGCAGGCGTGCTGGGACGCGTTGGAGCAGAAGCCCGACCTGGTGGTGTTCGACGGCCAGGGCTACGCGCATCCCCGGCGCTTCGGGCTGGCCTGCCACGGCGGGGTGCTGTGGGACGTGCCCAGCGTGGGGTGCGCCAAGAACCTGTTCGTGGGCACGCACGGCGAGCTGGGCGGCGAGCGCGGCGACACCAGCCCCATCGTGCACGAGGGCGAAGTGGTGGGGATGGCGCTGCGGACGCGGGCCGGGGCCAAGCCGGTGTACGTGTCGGCCGGCCACCGCATGGACCTGGAGACGGCGGTGGACCTGGTGCTGCGCCTGTCGCCC
Proteins encoded in this region:
- the nfi gene encoding deoxyribonuclease V (cleaves DNA at apurinic or apyrimidinic sites), with the protein product MTVAQAREIQQEMRGQLIRHPPPGFSPRLIAGADVSVERFKHYGYAALVVLRADTLQVVGQSATAAELRFPYVPGYLSFRELPPLQACWDALEQKPDLVVFDGQGYAHPRRFGLACHGGVLWDVPSVGCAKNLFVGTHGELGGERGDTSPIVHEGEVVGMALRTRAGAKPVYVSAGHRMDLETAVDLVLRLSPRYRQPETTRRAHQLVNEIRRADKAR